A genome region from Aliivibrio salmonicida LFI1238 includes the following:
- a CDS encoding LegC family aminotransferase — protein sequence MNKTPLVEFVRDIYQTNDFIPLHAPTFDGNEQKYVLETIQSTFVSSVGKFVDEFEQKIESYTGTAKAVATVNGTAALHAALYMAGVQHGDFVITQALTFVATCNALHHMGAEPIFVDVSPVSLGLCPKAMDEYLTQHAQVTETGCIHSQTKRPIRAVVPMHTFGHPVELDELIAVCHKWNITLVEDAAESLGSFYKGKHTGTLGDFGAVSFNGNKIITTGGGGMVLCKTAELGARTKHVTTTAKVPHPYEFYHDEAGFNYRMPNLNAALGCAQMEVLEPYLAQKRVLANRYQDFFAESDFQFVSEPEYAQSNYWLNAVICPSVDARNDILKQTNESGVMTRPIWQLMHRLPMFKEAPRGDLTQSEYIEAHLINLPSTPVAL from the coding sequence ATGAACAAAACACCACTAGTTGAGTTTGTGCGAGATATTTATCAAACTAATGACTTTATTCCACTGCATGCCCCAACGTTTGATGGCAATGAGCAGAAGTATGTTCTAGAAACCATTCAAAGTACTTTCGTATCTAGCGTTGGTAAATTTGTAGATGAATTTGAACAGAAAATAGAATCCTATACAGGAACAGCAAAAGCGGTTGCGACGGTTAATGGAACAGCTGCGCTTCATGCTGCCTTGTATATGGCAGGCGTTCAGCATGGTGATTTTGTTATTACTCAAGCGCTTACTTTTGTTGCAACCTGTAATGCATTGCATCACATGGGTGCAGAACCAATCTTTGTCGATGTATCACCTGTAAGCTTAGGGCTTTGTCCTAAAGCGATGGATGAGTATTTAACTCAACATGCACAAGTTACGGAAACGGGGTGTATTCATTCACAAACTAAACGTCCAATTCGTGCGGTTGTACCAATGCATACCTTTGGACACCCTGTCGAATTAGATGAATTGATTGCCGTTTGCCATAAATGGAATATTACCTTAGTTGAAGATGCAGCTGAAAGCTTAGGCTCTTTTTACAAAGGTAAACATACGGGTACGTTAGGCGATTTTGGTGCGGTTAGTTTTAATGGTAATAAGATCATTACAACTGGTGGCGGCGGTATGGTGCTATGCAAAACGGCAGAGCTTGGAGCTCGAACAAAACACGTTACTACGACAGCAAAAGTACCACATCCTTATGAGTTCTATCATGATGAAGCCGGTTTTAACTATCGAATGCCGAACCTTAATGCAGCGTTAGGTTGTGCTCAGATGGAAGTATTAGAACCATACTTAGCTCAGAAGCGAGTATTGGCAAATCGTTATCAAGATTTTTTTGCTGAAAGTGATTTCCAATTTGTGTCTGAGCCTGAATATGCACAGTCAAATTATTGGTTAAATGCAGTGATTTGTCCGTCAGTAGACGCGCGTAATGATATTTTAAAACAAACCAATGAATCAGGTGTAATGACTCGCCCAATCTGGCAATTGATGCACCGTTTGCCAATGTTTAAAGAGGCACCTCGTGGTGATTTAACTCAGTCTGAATATATTGAAGCACACTTGATTAATTTACCTAGCACGCCTGTTGCACTGTAG
- the waaA gene encoding lipid IV(A) 3-deoxy-D-manno-octulosonic acid transferase: MLIRLVYTLLLTLLSPVLLFGLYKKKPNKPQFGDRWKEHFGFTPTLKKSEQPLWIHAVSVGEAIAATPLIKALKQQSPEQPILVTTTTSTGAEQIAKLGDLVEHRYMPIDFPFAVNGFLKTVNPSKLLIIETELWPNTLHSVGKSNIPIYVVNARLSEKSCQGYTKIQPVFTELSKHLTKVLCQTQADADRFARLGINKERLCATGSIKFDIQISDEIKQQGQELRQLLDNDRPIWIAASTHKGEDEQVLDAHKEVLKEHPNALLILVPRHPERFDTVFELSKNSGFSSIRRTSNKTVTAETQVYLGDTMGEMLVLIGAADVCFMGGSLLGDKVGGHNVLEPAALGVPVIIGPSYYNFKEIVDTLRGEQGIVICEPTQLSNHIVKLIDDSTEYQLLQNSASNVVQSNQGALNRTIAISNI, encoded by the coding sequence ATGTTAATCCGACTAGTTTATACCTTACTATTAACACTTCTCTCTCCTGTTTTATTGTTTGGTTTATATAAGAAAAAACCAAACAAACCTCAATTTGGTGACCGCTGGAAGGAGCACTTTGGATTTACTCCTACGCTAAAAAAAAGCGAACAACCACTCTGGATTCATGCGGTTTCAGTTGGAGAAGCGATTGCTGCGACACCATTAATTAAAGCATTAAAACAGCAGAGCCCTGAACAGCCAATCCTAGTGACAACCACAACAAGCACGGGTGCAGAGCAGATTGCCAAGTTAGGTGATTTAGTTGAACACCGCTATATGCCTATTGATTTCCCATTTGCTGTGAACGGATTTTTAAAAACGGTTAATCCAAGTAAATTACTGATTATTGAAACAGAGCTGTGGCCAAATACCTTACATTCTGTCGGTAAATCTAACATTCCTATTTATGTGGTTAACGCACGTTTATCTGAGAAGTCTTGCCAAGGCTACACCAAAATTCAACCTGTTTTTACCGAGCTAAGTAAGCACTTAACAAAAGTACTATGCCAAACCCAAGCGGATGCAGATCGCTTTGCGCGTTTAGGTATCAATAAAGAAAGATTATGTGCTACTGGCTCTATCAAATTTGATATTCAAATCTCGGATGAGATAAAACAGCAAGGCCAAGAGTTACGTCAGCTATTAGACAATGACCGCCCTATTTGGATTGCAGCTAGTACTCATAAAGGTGAAGATGAACAAGTTCTTGATGCTCATAAAGAAGTATTGAAAGAGCACCCTAACGCCTTGTTAATCTTGGTACCTCGCCACCCTGAGCGTTTTGATACGGTATTTGAATTAAGTAAAAACTCGGGATTTAGCAGTATAAGACGCACCTCTAACAAAACGGTTACCGCTGAAACTCAAGTTTATCTTGGTGATACCATGGGTGAAATGCTAGTTCTGATCGGCGCGGCTGATGTGTGCTTTATGGGCGGGAGTTTACTTGGCGATAAAGTCGGTGGGCACAATGTTTTAGAGCCTGCTGCGCTAGGTGTGCCTGTTATTATAGGGCCGAGTTATTATAACTTTAAAGAGATTGTGGATACGTTACGAGGTGAACAAGGGATTGTTATTTGTGAGCCGACTCAACTTAGTAATCACATCGTCAAGCTGATTGATGATAGTACTGAATATCAATTACTTCAAAACTCCGCTTCTAATGTTGTTCAAAGTAATCAAGGTGCTTTAAATCGTACGATCGCTATCTCAAATATATAA
- the neuC gene encoding UDP-N-acetylglucosamine 2-epimerase: MSQLFMNKKVAVFTGTRAEYGLLFWLLKDIQNDPELQLQLLVSGMHLSPEFGETYKQIETDGFVIDEKIEILLSSDSAVGTAKSMGLGVLGFADSLSRLQPDVLVILGDRFEALAAAQTAMIMRIPIVHLHGGEITEGAYDDAIRHAITKLSYLHGTSTEDYRQRVIQLGEDPSRVQNVGAIGLDHLKRATFMTVAELSESLDFTLDKPFFLVTYHPVTLGNEAPEESFQALLNALDEYPDHQVILTYPNADDGGRRIIPILEEYARSNPTRVLAIPSLGQVRYLSSVMHATAVIGNSSSGIIEVPAFDVPTVNIGSRQKGRLAAKSVLNVEPNQQSISDAIQVAIDRTYKLADEKIHNPYGQGDTSGKVIEMIKSLQFTPSKAFYDITINDVE, translated from the coding sequence ATGAGTCAGCTATTCATGAATAAGAAAGTAGCCGTTTTTACAGGGACAAGAGCAGAGTATGGCCTGCTCTTTTGGCTTTTAAAAGATATTCAAAATGACCCAGAACTTCAGTTGCAACTTTTGGTTTCTGGCATGCATTTATCTCCAGAATTCGGAGAAACCTATAAGCAAATAGAAACCGATGGGTTTGTGATTGATGAAAAAATTGAAATTCTTCTTTCATCCGATTCAGCAGTAGGTACAGCCAAAAGTATGGGGTTGGGTGTGTTAGGGTTTGCAGATTCGCTTTCACGATTACAACCTGATGTTCTAGTGATTCTTGGTGATCGTTTTGAGGCGTTAGCTGCCGCACAAACAGCAATGATCATGCGTATTCCCATTGTTCATTTACATGGTGGTGAAATCACTGAAGGTGCTTATGATGATGCGATTCGCCATGCAATCACTAAACTTAGTTACTTGCACGGAACATCAACTGAAGACTATCGCCAACGTGTTATACAATTAGGTGAAGATCCGAGTCGAGTGCAAAATGTTGGTGCTATTGGGTTAGACCATTTAAAACGTGCGACATTTATGACGGTGGCAGAGTTATCTGAATCATTAGATTTTACTTTAGATAAGCCTTTCTTTTTGGTAACCTATCATCCTGTAACCCTCGGTAATGAAGCACCAGAAGAGAGTTTTCAAGCCTTATTAAATGCGTTAGATGAGTACCCAGATCATCAAGTTATTTTAACGTATCCAAATGCCGATGATGGTGGGCGACGTATAATTCCAATTCTTGAAGAATACGCTCGTAGCAATCCAACACGAGTATTAGCAATCCCTTCTTTAGGACAGGTTCGTTATCTTAGCTCGGTTATGCATGCAACTGCTGTTATTGGTAATTCATCAAGCGGAATAATTGAAGTGCCTGCCTTTGATGTTCCGACCGTAAATATAGGTTCAAGACAAAAAGGGCGTTTAGCCGCTAAGAGTGTTTTGAATGTTGAACCTAATCAACAGTCGATTTCAGACGCGATACAAGTTGCTATAGACCGAACTTATAAACTTGCTGATGAAAAGATCCATAATCCATATGGTCAGGGTGATACTAGCGGTAAAGTGATTGAAATGATTAAATCGTTGCAATTCACACCAAGCAAAGCGTTTTACGATATAACTATTAACGATGTAGAGTGA
- a CDS encoding nucleotidyltransferase family protein, with the protein MSYSWKKVLIKPESTIVDALRVIDNESLRIALVVNDEQQLLGVVTDGDIRRSILNNLPLDTLVVDIMSCSPITASVNTAKEQLVKLMESEGILAIPLMEENKVVGLETLHHLFEEKTYHNPVFIMAGGFGTRLRPLTDSCPKPMLKIGNKPILETVIRSFIKAGFVNFYISTHYMPEQIQQHFGDGSDLGVKISYVHEDFPLGTGGALGLLPDDLPKDLPLIMMNGDVLTKVDFERLLDFHTENEADATMCVREYDYQIPYGVINGEGNKITSMVEKPIQRFFVNAGIYVVSPRVIQSVPENHHIDMPTLLEQHMNERDNILMFPIHEYWLDIGRMDDFNRAQADIHTLGVL; encoded by the coding sequence ATGAGTTATTCTTGGAAAAAAGTATTAATTAAACCGGAATCCACCATTGTTGATGCGCTTAGAGTTATTGATAATGAATCATTGAGAATCGCATTAGTTGTTAATGATGAACAGCAGCTCTTAGGTGTAGTTACAGATGGTGATATTCGTAGAAGTATTTTAAATAACTTACCTTTAGATACCCTTGTTGTAGATATCATGAGTTGCTCACCTATTACGGCATCAGTGAATACAGCAAAAGAGCAGTTAGTTAAATTAATGGAGAGCGAAGGGATTCTTGCGATACCATTAATGGAAGAAAATAAAGTGGTAGGGCTAGAAACGCTCCATCACTTATTTGAAGAGAAAACCTATCACAACCCTGTATTTATCATGGCAGGTGGCTTTGGTACGCGTTTGCGTCCTCTAACAGATTCTTGCCCTAAACCCATGCTTAAAATTGGTAATAAGCCAATTTTAGAGACAGTTATTCGTAGCTTTATTAAAGCGGGTTTTGTAAATTTCTATATATCGACACACTATATGCCAGAGCAGATCCAGCAGCACTTTGGTGATGGATCTGATTTAGGTGTAAAGATCAGCTATGTTCATGAAGATTTTCCGCTAGGTACTGGTGGGGCGCTTGGTTTACTTCCTGATGATTTACCAAAAGACCTACCATTAATCATGATGAATGGAGATGTACTTACCAAGGTCGATTTTGAACGTCTATTAGATTTCCATACAGAAAATGAAGCCGATGCAACCATGTGTGTTCGCGAGTACGATTATCAAATCCCTTATGGCGTGATTAATGGTGAAGGAAACAAGATTACAAGTATGGTAGAGAAACCAATTCAACGTTTCTTTGTTAATGCTGGTATTTATGTCGTGTCGCCACGCGTGATCCAGTCGGTTCCTGAAAATCACCATATTGATATGCCAACATTGCTAGAACAGCATATGAATGAGCGCGATAACATTCTTATGTTCCCTATTCATGAATATTGGTTAGATATCGGTCGTATGGATGATTTTAATCGTGCACAAGCGGATATTCATACTTTGGGTGTTTTATAA
- a CDS encoding acetyltransferase, whose amino-acid sequence MSKTELKPLVVIGGGGHASVLVDILRSQQREILAIVSPEDISQRRVFSGLTHLKNDDDVLGFSPDSVYLVNGVGMLPKSGLKRKLNEYFISLGYSFETVISDSAQVSSFAEIEQGAQIFSGAIIQAGVVIGAHSIINSGVIIEHDCMIGQYNHIAPKAILCGQVTTHQYVYIGANATVIQNITLEQSSIVGAGAIVTKNISSEQICYPSRSVLK is encoded by the coding sequence TTGAGTAAGACAGAGTTAAAGCCTCTGGTTGTGATTGGTGGAGGAGGTCACGCAAGTGTCTTAGTTGATATCCTTCGTTCACAACAGCGTGAAATTCTTGCTATTGTTAGCCCAGAGGATATTAGTCAGCGTCGTGTTTTCTCTGGCTTAACACATCTTAAAAATGATGACGATGTACTTGGTTTTTCACCAGACTCAGTATACTTGGTTAATGGCGTAGGCATGCTCCCTAAGTCAGGGTTAAAGCGTAAACTAAATGAGTATTTTATATCTCTTGGATATTCATTTGAAACCGTGATTTCTGATAGCGCTCAAGTATCCTCATTTGCTGAGATAGAGCAAGGTGCTCAAATTTTTTCAGGGGCTATCATTCAAGCGGGTGTAGTGATTGGTGCTCACAGTATTATTAATAGTGGTGTAATTATTGAGCATGACTGCATGATTGGTCAGTATAACCATATTGCGCCTAAAGCAATATTATGTGGTCAAGTGACGACACATCAATATGTATATATTGGAGCAAACGCAACTGTGATTCAAAACATTACGCTTGAACAAAGTTCGATTGTTGGTGCGGGTGCTATAGTGACTAAAAATATATCTTCTGAACAAATCTGCTACCCAAGCCGTTCGGTATTGAAATAA
- the neuB gene encoding N-acetylneuraminate synthase, whose translation MTLIIAEAGVNHNGDENLAFQLVDAAYHAGADIVKFQTFKAKNLVTEDAVQAEYQVTNTQKQESQLAMLSRLELSYDIHHQLVKHCESLGIEFLSTAFDSESLDFLVNDLGLTRLKIPSGEITNAPLVLEHARTGCDLIVSTGMATLSEIEAVLGVIAFGYVADKTEEPSELAFQQAYASEQGQKALKKKVTILHCTTEYPAPMVEINLKAMDTLGRAFELPAGYSDHSAGITIPIAAVARGAVLIEKHFTLDQNMEGPDHKASLEPQELTAMVSAIRQVEVALGVGVKSPTVSEVKNKAVARKSLVAAKAIQQGDLITEDNLTIKRPGSGMSPYHYWALLNQPASQDYKAGDLIVE comes from the coding sequence ATGACCCTAATTATTGCAGAAGCTGGCGTTAACCATAACGGTGATGAAAATCTGGCCTTTCAACTTGTTGATGCGGCTTATCACGCAGGTGCAGACATTGTTAAATTTCAAACCTTTAAAGCAAAAAATCTAGTAACGGAAGATGCAGTTCAAGCAGAGTATCAAGTTACCAATACACAAAAGCAAGAATCACAATTAGCAATGTTAAGTCGATTAGAGCTTTCGTATGATATTCACCATCAGCTAGTTAAGCATTGTGAATCGTTAGGTATTGAATTTCTTTCAACCGCGTTTGATTCAGAAAGCCTTGATTTTTTAGTAAATGATTTAGGGTTAACTCGTCTTAAAATTCCATCAGGTGAAATTACCAATGCCCCATTGGTTTTAGAGCACGCTCGTACTGGATGTGATTTAATTGTCTCTACTGGCATGGCAACCTTGTCAGAAATTGAAGCAGTATTAGGCGTCATTGCTTTTGGTTATGTTGCAGATAAAACAGAAGAGCCAAGTGAGTTAGCTTTTCAGCAAGCTTATGCTTCAGAGCAAGGTCAGAAAGCACTAAAGAAAAAAGTGACAATATTGCATTGCACTACAGAATACCCAGCTCCAATGGTTGAAATCAATCTCAAAGCAATGGATACATTAGGTCGTGCATTTGAGTTACCTGCAGGCTATTCCGATCACAGTGCAGGGATCACCATTCCAATTGCTGCTGTTGCTCGTGGTGCGGTTTTAATTGAAAAGCACTTTACGTTAGACCAAAACATGGAAGGCCCAGACCATAAAGCCTCTTTAGAGCCTCAAGAATTAACAGCTATGGTAAGCGCAATACGCCAAGTTGAAGTTGCTTTAGGTGTGGGAGTGAAAAGTCCAACGGTATCAGAAGTAAAAAACAAAGCCGTTGCGCGTAAAAGTTTAGTGGCAGCGAAAGCGATTCAACAAGGTGATCTTATTACAGAAGATAACCTTACAATTAAACGCCCAGGATCAGGCATGTCGCCATACCACTACTGGGCTCTATTGAATCAACCTGCAAGCCAAGATTATAAAGCAGGAGATTTAATTGTTGAGTAA
- a CDS encoding polysialyltransferase family glycosyltransferase has translation MNVFLVTSPFQYICANEARCHYATNDNILLLVKQDMEPAISQMTKIVNENDWTHVINIERSQRTFSMPKAIKAVNKIRTNSSIKHFFHGEYNGWRTKFLLRNLKPDTEIYFDDGSLTLGEYERFIKTEHTFYRPRFVNDLIIKMQGLKPIGRLPISKKLEIFTIFDIKDPTVPVVKNDFSNMRETYNLNDDHQREHSNEYALFLGQGSIDCHGTIKSFYLDAIKRFAKTTGKKILYAPHRTETSDIRKEILKIENLTYHDSTLPIELEIAEKQLNINNIGGIASTALYTLKIIYPHIKIYSAKQSKEEYHTQVTYTDNELMLELLKSIGIELF, from the coding sequence ATGAATGTTTTTCTTGTGACATCCCCCTTTCAATATATTTGTGCAAATGAAGCAAGATGTCATTATGCGACTAATGATAATATCCTCCTGCTTGTAAAACAAGATATGGAGCCCGCAATTAGCCAAATGACAAAGATTGTTAATGAAAATGATTGGACGCATGTGATTAATATTGAGCGAAGCCAACGAACATTCTCAATGCCGAAGGCCATCAAAGCGGTCAATAAGATAAGAACGAATAGCTCTATTAAGCACTTTTTTCATGGCGAATATAACGGATGGCGAACCAAATTTCTGTTACGTAACTTGAAACCTGATACTGAAATTTATTTCGATGATGGTTCGTTAACTTTAGGGGAATATGAGCGCTTTATCAAAACAGAGCACACTTTCTATCGCCCACGATTTGTAAATGATCTGATAATAAAAATGCAGGGACTAAAGCCTATTGGTCGACTACCCATTTCTAAAAAGTTAGAGATTTTCACAATTTTTGATATAAAGGATCCCACGGTGCCAGTTGTCAAAAATGATTTTTCTAACATGAGAGAAACATATAATTTGAATGACGATCACCAGCGCGAACATTCTAATGAATACGCTCTCTTCTTAGGCCAAGGTAGCATTGATTGTCATGGGACAATTAAGTCTTTCTACTTAGATGCAATTAAGCGTTTTGCTAAAACTACAGGAAAGAAAATCTTATATGCACCTCATCGTACAGAAACTTCAGATATCCGCAAAGAAATTTTGAAGATTGAAAACTTGACGTATCACGATTCAACACTACCTATTGAATTAGAAATTGCAGAAAAGCAACTAAATATCAACAACATAGGCGGGATAGCATCTACAGCACTGTACACTTTAAAAATCATTTACCCTCATATAAAAATATATTCTGCAAAACAGTCTAAAGAAGAATATCATACACAGGTAACTTATACTGACAATGAGCTGATGCTTGAACTCTTAAAATCTATTGGCATTGAATTATTCTAA
- a CDS encoding N-acetyl sugar amidotransferase, whose protein sequence is MKYCSKCVMPDTRPGIAFDENGICTPCLNHEKKKNIDWDSRYKELEKLCEKYRGINGEGQYDCMIAVSGGKDSHYQVYFMKEVMKMNPLLVSVEDNFPMTDAGKHNIRNISEEFGCDIISLKPNIKVQKHLMRKTFERYGKPTWFIDRLIYTYPLMMAEKFNTALLVYGENVSFEYGGADAVETYSARNIIDNGVASDIPFEDLIDDNIQDNDLVLCHAPTKSQLDRIDPMYLGYFIPWDSFTNYNFATKRGFKDLTHEWDRTHHVENFDQVDSRAYLVHPWLKYPKFGHASATDYAARMVRYGMLTRKEAVELVKAKDAKLDPKCIEDFCNFLGYSNRQFWDVVDGLYNTELFNKDNNGEWVLKSI, encoded by the coding sequence ATGAAATATTGCTCTAAATGTGTAATGCCTGATACTAGACCTGGGATAGCATTTGATGAAAATGGTATTTGTACCCCATGTCTAAATCATGAGAAAAAGAAAAATATCGACTGGGATTCTAGGTATAAAGAGTTAGAAAAACTTTGCGAAAAATATCGTGGTATTAATGGTGAAGGGCAATATGATTGTATGATCGCCGTTTCTGGCGGTAAAGATAGTCACTATCAAGTATATTTCATGAAAGAAGTTATGAAGATGAATCCATTACTGGTTTCGGTTGAAGATAACTTTCCTATGACTGATGCCGGTAAGCATAATATTAGAAATATTTCTGAAGAGTTTGGATGTGACATAATATCATTGAAACCTAACATCAAGGTGCAGAAGCATTTGATGAGAAAGACATTTGAACGATATGGTAAGCCGACGTGGTTTATTGACCGGTTAATATATACATATCCATTAATGATGGCTGAAAAATTTAATACAGCGCTTTTGGTCTATGGTGAAAATGTAAGTTTCGAATATGGTGGTGCGGATGCAGTTGAAACTTATTCAGCTAGAAATATTATTGATAATGGTGTAGCTAGTGATATTCCATTTGAAGATTTAATTGATGATAACATTCAAGATAACGATCTTGTACTTTGTCACGCTCCAACAAAATCACAGTTAGACCGTATCGACCCAATGTATCTTGGTTATTTTATTCCTTGGGATAGTTTTACGAACTATAATTTTGCAACAAAACGTGGATTTAAAGATTTAACACATGAGTGGGATAGAACTCATCATGTAGAGAACTTTGATCAAGTTGATTCTCGGGCTTACTTGGTTCACCCTTGGTTAAAATATCCAAAATTTGGTCATGCATCAGCGACGGATTATGCTGCAAGAATGGTGCGTTATGGAATGTTGACTAGAAAAGAAGCGGTGGAGTTAGTTAAAGCTAAAGATGCGAAATTAGATCCTAAATGCATTGAAGATTTTTGTAATTTTCTAGGCTATTCGAATAGGCAATTTTGGGATGTTGTAGATGGCTTATACAATACTGAATTGTTCAATAAGGATAATAATGGTGAGTGGGTGTTAAAATCCATCTAG
- a CDS encoding IS30-like element ISVsa7 family transposase: MGYQYKQLTLGERYQIEAWNTHSISAREIGQKLKRSNGSISKELRRCPAGSYSAEQAHKHAFQKRTLSIKHTKCSQKNKKIIHLYLQLGWSPEQISGRMRREKIENTICCSTIYNAIKREQWQRMLARKGKKYKQRKGVEAGARLIPNRIDISQRPAIVDDKSEVGHWEGDTVYGQDGYLVTMVERVSKLLVTCKVRNKSKKAVTRGINRMMKPFKELCKTITFDNGGEFAGHAKIAKHLNCDIYFAKPYHSWQRGLNENTNGLLRRFFPKGMAIGELTAKEIKQAEFLINSRPRKTLNFLSPSEFLNGKSVSVIVTI, encoded by the coding sequence ATGGGATACCAATATAAGCAACTGACACTAGGTGAAAGATACCAGATTGAAGCGTGGAATACACATAGTATTTCTGCTCGTGAAATAGGACAAAAATTAAAACGGAGCAATGGCTCCATTTCAAAGGAACTACGACGTTGTCCTGCTGGAAGCTATTCTGCCGAGCAAGCGCATAAACACGCTTTCCAAAAAAGAACACTTTCGATTAAGCACACAAAATGCAGCCAAAAGAATAAAAAAATAATTCACCTATATCTTCAGCTTGGTTGGAGCCCAGAGCAAATATCTGGACGAATGCGTAGAGAAAAAATAGAAAATACAATATGTTGCAGTACTATTTACAACGCAATTAAAAGAGAGCAGTGGCAAAGGATGCTTGCTCGAAAAGGCAAAAAATACAAACAACGCAAAGGTGTAGAAGCAGGAGCAAGACTCATTCCTAACCGCATTGATATATCTCAACGCCCTGCTATTGTCGATGATAAATCTGAGGTTGGTCACTGGGAAGGTGACACTGTTTATGGTCAAGACGGGTATTTAGTAACGATGGTAGAACGAGTGTCTAAGCTATTAGTTACGTGCAAAGTACGCAATAAATCCAAAAAGGCCGTTACTCGCGGGATAAATCGCATGATGAAGCCCTTTAAAGAGCTTTGCAAAACAATCACATTTGATAATGGCGGAGAGTTCGCAGGTCATGCTAAGATAGCTAAGCATCTGAACTGTGACATTTATTTTGCTAAACCTTACCATTCTTGGCAACGAGGTTTGAATGAAAATACCAATGGTTTACTAAGACGTTTTTTCCCAAAGGGAATGGCCATTGGAGAACTTACTGCAAAAGAGATTAAACAGGCAGAGTTTTTGATTAATTCTCGACCTAGAAAGACATTAAATTTTCTGAGTCCGAGCGAGTTTTTAAACGGTAAGAGTGTGTCGGTTATTGTTACGATCTAG